Proteins encoded together in one Astatotilapia calliptera chromosome 7, fAstCal1.2, whole genome shotgun sequence window:
- the LOC113026517 gene encoding PDZ domain-containing RING finger protein 4 isoform X2, whose protein sequence is MGCNLCTLQKREEHYKLLYEIAQVNGKELSKSSHEETVEAFRPAKDPVVVQVIRRTPSGRPHGPPQEIHVVDVCTQTDITFEHIMALAKLRPSTPPVPDVCPFLLSDSCHSLHTMDQDYYEGTDYLSPVPADGDRTEEFEYEEVELCRLNSQEKLGLTLCYRTDEEEDVAIYVSEISPNSIAARDGRIREGDRILQINGQDVQDREEAMAALSSDECRNIILLVARPEMQLEEAWLDDEHSEFLEQLKMEMLEEQQREEMELAALQEEQENEQRTEDDKPTCSTLPHHKDNVLSIKDRMGNSQHNVMAHIQKRLSQCLKDSRDTHSTTSSMRLDDKTDEDDDEAEGDRFQQLLELKCQIRNSGEYDLFYSRRSTIECSMGEQAGVQHELRMLNEELRSIELECQNIMQAHKLRKGQQSPSVGHSTPSTKIQSFHRGEPSKGKLADINERLEKSDKDSSSAYNTAESSRSTPLAMDRSPEHSLQRMVSLTNQRNLCSGLAAGHSLSLSPIPACRAPVLGKSSSPDHSNPSESDQTPQAEEESRGKLNQSASRNPYFSPSHSSQQRQTNIPAHARHYQSYMQLIQQRSAVEYAQSQLSLLSVCKEPQRPITEPKMEWKVKIRSDGTRYITKRPVRDKILKERALKIKEERSGGMTTDDDAMSEMKMGRYWSKEERKQHLVRAKEQRKRREFMQRSRLESLRENPQSSSEGRKEVSIIELSHKKMMKKRNKKILDNWMTIQELMTHGTKAPEGAKVHNAFLSVTTV, encoded by the exons GTGAATGGAAAAGAGTTGTCCAAGTCCAGCCATGAAGAGACTGTGGAAGCCTTTCGCCCTGCCAAGGACCCCGTCGTGGTGCAGGTCATCCGGCGGACCCCCAGCGGGCGCCCCCATGGCCCCCCTCAGGAAATCCATGTGGTGGATGTGTGCACTCAGACTGACATCACCTTTGAACACATCATGGCGCTGGCAAAACTCCGGCCTTCAACCCCTCCTGTGCCTGACGTCTGTCCCTTCCTGCTCTCTGACAG CTGTCATTCCCTTCATACAATGGACCAGGATTACTACGAAGGGACTGACTACCTCTCCCCTGTACCCGCTGATGGAGACAGGACAGAGGAGTTTGAGTATGAG GAAGTAGAACTGTGTCGACTCAACAGCCAAGAGAAGCTGGGCCTAACTCTGTGCTACAGgacagatgaagaagaagatgtgGCCATCTATGTTAGCGAG ATAAGTCCAAACAGCATCGCTGCCAGAGATGGACGAATCCGGGAGGGGGATCGCATTTTACAG ATTAATGGCCAGGATGTACAGGACAGGGAGGAAGCCATGGCTGCACTCTCCAGTGACGAGTGCAGGAACATCATACTGCTGGTTGCCAGACCTGAGATGCAG CTGGAAGAAGCCTGGCTGGATGATGAACATAGCGAGTTCCTGGAGCAACTGAAGATGGAAATGTTGGAGGAGCAGCAAAGAGAGGAAATGGAATTAGCTGCCTTACAAGAGGAACAGGAGAATGAACAG AGAACAGAGGATGATAAGCCCACTTGTTCCACACTCCCTCATCATAAGGACAATGTACTGAGCATAAAGGACAGGATGGGGAACTCGCAGCATAATGTCATGGCACATATCCAGAAACGTCTGTCCCAGTGCCTGAAAGACAGTCGGGACACGCACTCTACCACCAGCTCCATGCGGCTAGACGACAAAACGGATGAGGATGACGATGAAGCAGAAGGTGATCGCTTCCAGCAGCTCTTGGAACTGAAATGTCAAATACGCAACAGCGGCGAGTACGACCTGTTCTACAGCCGCCGGAGCACTATTGAGTGCAGCATGGGGGAGCAGGCGGGGGTACAGCACGAGCTGCGTATGCTCAATGAGGAACTGCGCAGCATCGAGCTTGAATGTCAGAACATCATGCAGGCCCACAAACTTCGTAAGGGTCAGCAGTCTCCCTCAGTGGGCCATTCTACACCCTCCACCAAAATCCAAAGCTTTCACCGCGGTGAGCCCTCAAAGGGTAAGCTGGCCGACATTAACGAGAGGCTAGAGAAATCGGACAAGGACAGCTCCAGTGCCTACAACACAGCAGAGAGTTCACGCAGCACCCCTCTGGCAATGGACCGCTCCCCGGAGCACTCACTCCAGAGAATGGTTAGTCTTACAAACCAGAGGAACCTCTGCAGCGGCCTCGCTGCTGGTCATTCTCTTAGCCTGAGCCCCATCCCAGCGTGCCGCGCTCCAGTCCTGGGTAAGAGCAGCAGCCCTGACCACAGCAATCCTTCTGAGTCAGACCAAACACCTCAGGCTGAGGAAGAGAGCAGAGGGAAACTAAACCAAAGCGCTTCCCGAAATCCATACTTCTCACCTTCTCACAGTTCCCAGCAGAGGCAGACCAACATCCCAGCTCACGCCCGCCACTACCAGAGCTACATGCAGCTGATACAACAGCGCTCAGCTGTAGAGTACGCTCAGAGCCAGCTCAGTCTACTTAGCGTCTGTAAAGAGCCTCAGAGGCCCATTACAGAGCCCAAGATGGAGTGGAAGGTCAAGATCCGTAGTGACGGTACCCGCTACATCACCAAGAGGCCTGTGAGAGACAAGATCCTGAAGGAGCGAGCCCTAAAGATTAAAGAGGAACGCAGCGGGGGAATGACGACAGATGACGACGCAATGAGTGAAATGAAGATGGGGAGGTACTGGAGtaaagaggaaagaaagcagCACCTCGTCAGAGCGAAAGAACAGCGGAAGAGGCGAGAGTTCATGCAGCGCAGTCGGCTGGAGAGCTTGAGGGAGAACCCTCAGAGCAGCAGTGAGGGTCGAAAGGAAGTCAGCATCATAGAGCTCAGCCAcaagaagatgatgaagaaacGCAACAAGAAGATCTTGGATAACTGGATGACAATCCAGGAGCTGATGACTCATGGTACCAAGGCCCCAGAGGGAGCTAAGGTACACAATGCCTTCCTTTCAGTCACTactgtataa